One window of Plasmodium relictum strain SGS1 genome assembly, chromosome: 14 genomic DNA carries:
- the GyrB gene encoding DNA gyrase subunit B, putative, producing the protein MNLSLIKSFIFFIIFMRNFIYTHGNLSYLKSYKIKYLSTIKLITKKLIKKKSFLIYDGIFLRKCNDKKTFEKNFFFYINNLKGFPVKRRKFEYKKNWKLYGSNYDAKDIIILEGLEAVRKRPGMYIGNTDVKGLHQILFEIIDNSVDEYNNYECNEIKVVIHNDESVTIEDNGRGIPCDIHEKTKKSALETVLTVLHSGAKFFDDEINDKEKNDLENKSIDNINCKDKKKKNTEKKLKNNSKENSQKYKYSSGLHGVGLSVANALSSYMKVIVFRNNKMHSIELEKGKVIKELSVKHCPINKRGTQIHYKPDNTIFKNGIKHNGELIKNRIHQLAYLNDKLTFYFYDERIGNKTSINLSKENKSDEIIINKKKDIVNNKNDKDININNSINDLETMNEDMLNLSKNNNNSYNNHYLGSDINSKNRNIITDYNNLDFYNYEIIKHEGGLNEYIDHLTKNKSNLFKDNKIISISCYQKNIYIDIKMKWIINQYNENIISFVNNVNTIDGGTHVDALKYAISRCINFNIKKNEVSKNFVNIPGEYIREGLTAILSIKMNNPEFEGQTKGKLGSHYLKPILESIIFEKLSEIFDFEPNLLSTIYMKALQAKNSDEEAKAARDLIRSKNSQSYSTVLPGKLVDCISDDISRNEIFIVEGDSAAGSAKQARNRDIQAILPLKGKILNVEKIKNNKRIFENSELKSLITAIGLSVNYDSKNIKTNNLLNKKKKEMKKKYDLQNLENENIQYNDSLIKKKKIPFIDRKLRYGKIIIMTDADVDGEHIRILLLTFLYRFQKEIIENGNVYVACPPLYKITYNKFYDNSIKEIVMKQFNVSPKNSKFIIHTYSDEELNKLLKLLDKDKKYFEQKNLNSINLDDTTHDKDENVMFTKMELIKKKNDTNVDLNESKTTHISNNNFFTFSKKYEIQRFKGLGEMMADQLWNTTMNPQVRKLIRVTVNDAIKANNLIFSLMGEDSKLRKNFILENSNIPLT; encoded by the coding sequence atgaaccTATCGCTTATCAagtcatttatttttttcataatatttatgaGAAATTTCATATATACTCATGGGAATTtaagttatttaaaaagttacAAGATCAAATATTTAAGTACTATCAaattaattacaaaaaaattaattaaaaaaaaatcatttcttatttatgatggaatatttttaagaaaatgtaatgataaaaagacctttgaaaaaaatttttttttttatataaataatttaaagggTTTTCCTGTAAAAAGGAGAAAATTCgagtacaaaaaaaattggaaATTATATGGTAGTAATTACGATGCaaaagatataataattttagaaGGCCTTGAAGCTGTTCGAAAAAGGCCAGGTATGTATATAGGAAATACTGATGTAAAAGGATTGCATCaaatattatttgaaattATTGATAATTCGGTTGATGAATACAATAATTATGAATGTAATGAAATTAAAGTTGTTATTCATAATGATGAAAGTGTAACTATAGAAGATAATGGAAGAGGTATCCCCTGCGATATTCacgaaaaaacaaaaaaatcaGCTTTAGAAACAGTTTTAACTGTTTTACATTCTGGTGCTAAATTTTTTGatgatgaaataaatgataaagaaaaaaatgatttagaaaataagtccatagataatataaattgtaaagataaaaaaaaaaagaatacagaaaaaaaactaaaaaataactcaaaagaaaattcacaaaaatataaatattcttcTGGATTACACGGTGTTGGATTATCTGTTGCTAACGCCTTAAGTAGCTATATGAAAGTTATAGTatttagaaataataaaatgcaTAGTATTGAAttagaaaaaggaaaagtgATAAAAGAACTAAGTGTGAAGCATTGTCCTATTAATAAAAGAGGTACACAAATACATTACAAACCTGATAatactatttttaaaaatggaaTAAAACACAACGGTgaactaataaaaaatagaatacaTCAATTAGCATATCTAAATGATAAATTaactttttacttttatgaTGAAAGAATTGGCAATAAAACAAGTATTAATTtatcaaaagaaaataaaagtgatgaaataataataaataaaaaaaaagatatagtaaataataaaaatgacaaagatataaacataaataaCTCTATAAATGATTTAGAGACCATGAATGAAGATATGTTAAATTtatctaaaaataataataatagttatAATAATCATTATCTTGGTTCTGACATTAACtcaaaaaatagaaatataattactgattataataatttagatttttataattacgaAATAATAAAGCATGAAGGGGGTCTGAATGAATACATAGATCATTtgacaaaaaataaaagtaatttatttaaagataataaaattataagtaTATCTTgctatcaaaaaaatatatatattgatataaaaatgaaatggaTTATTAATCagtataatgaaaatattattagtTTTGTAAACAATGTAAATACAATAGATGGGGGTACTCATGTCGATGCTCTAAAATATGCAATTAGTAGAtgcataaattttaatataaaaaaaaatgaggtTAGTAAAAACTTTGTTAACATTCCAGGAGAATATATAAGAGAAGGATTAACAGCTATTTTATCCATTAAAATGAATAACCCCGAATTTGAAGGACAAACAAAAGGTAAATTAGGATCTCACTATTTAAAACCAATACTAGAAAGtataatttttgaaaaattatcagaaatttttgattttgaacctaatttattaagtacaatatatatgaaaGCTTTGCAAGCAAAAAATAGCGACGAAGAAGCTAAGGCAGCTAGAGATTTAATACGATCAAAAAATAGTCAATCTTATTCAACTGTATTGCCCGGTAAATTAGTAGACTGTATTAGTGATGATATAAGTAGAAATGAAATATTCATAGTAGAAGGTGATAGTGCTGCAGGAAGTGCAAAACAGGCAAGAAACAGAGATATTCAAGCTATTCTTCCTTTAAAAGGGAAGATATTGAATGTagagaaaattaaaaataataagagaatttttgaaaattcaGAACTGAAATCCCTAATTACAGCCATTGGCTTGAGTGTCAATTATGAtagcaaaaatataaaaacaaataaccTTCTGaataagaaaaagaaagaaatgaaaaaaaaatatgatttacAAAACttggaaaatgaaaatattcaaTATAATGATTCTctcatcaaaaaaaaaaaaattccattTATAGACAGAAAATTAAGATACggtaaaataattattatgacTGATGCAGATGTGGATGGAGAGCATATAcgtattttacttttaacatttttatacCGATTTCAAAAGGAAATCATAGAAAATGGGAATGTATATGTTGCCTGTCCAccattatataaaattacttataataaattttatgataattCTATAAAAGAAATTGTTATGAAGCAATTTAATGTTAGCCCcaaaaattcaaaatttattattcataCATATTCAGATGAGGAACTAAATAAGTTGTTGAAATTATTAGATAAGGAtaagaaatattttgaacaaaaaaatttaaatagcATTAATTTAGATGATACAACACACGATAAGGATGAAAATGTAATGTTTACAAAAATGGaactaattaaaaaaaaaaatgacacAAATGTTGATTTGAATGAAAGTAAAACAACACACATTagcaataataattttttcactttttctaaaaaatatgaGATTCAGAGATTCAAAGGGTTAGGAGAAATGATGGCAGATCAATTATGGAATACTACAATGAATCCGCAAGTAAGGAAACTAATACGCGTCACAGTTAATGATGCAATAAAAgctaataatttaattttttctcttaTGGGTGAAGATTCGAAATTAcgtaaaaattttattttagaaaattcTAATATTCCATTAACGTAG
- the FTSH1 gene encoding ATP-dependent zinc metalloprotease FTSH 1, putative, translating into MSSKYENESFLSTGSNKYYEREDSVLLHNDEDEYMNNRRVNKYNYERKMKYHEQNFNKRRNKKWNYFIIFFLGICFGFAIWPFFMTIITYKLFYTDNYNNSNYKTNNSSASLKDYGNEKNKKNDTKVTMKDQSKKSISPHFKPIKFDEIAGIDESKLELLEVVDFIKNREKYHQMGARMPKGVLLVGPPGSGKTMLARAVATEANVPYIYTSGPEFIEIYVGQGAKRIRQLFAHARSVAPSIVFIDEIDAIGGKRSSGSLNGAGQREHDQTLNQLLVEMDGFSNSVHIMVIGATNRIDTLDSALLRPGRFDRIVYVPLPDINGRKRILEIYIKKIKSDLKEEDIEKIARLTPGFSGADLENVVNEATILATRNKKSLVTINELFEARDKVSMGPERKSLRQSEHQRRITAYHEAGHAIVAYFLHPKTDPIHKATIISRGNALGYVEQIPIDDRHNYFKSQMEAKLAVCMGGRTAEEIVFGKSETSSGASSDISRATEIAYKMVTEWGMSDKLGPLNYKKRMGDGYSSNRLSAQTISTIETEVKHFVEKGKSLSEEILRKHRKELDNLAFALLDKETLSGEEIKNIIDPNNSKDYSNNIPNLSNNTKKDQTTNDNNNKNENNFFINNDQNTNNFIKKSTQTKENNIENKKNIQHIGNQDCISSKNDKVHTNECSNANENEINKNKGIEDRNDEISNINENLNNVIKKNDLKSNHKILNESKHSKVFSENSYNENIELKNNEKNYSNENLIITYNNNEIMNKNTNKDELKNIGKNEEKDEKHSVRNDKSKVDNIKEHAKKNIRNLKKKYSKDPNKKKKNILKIINEHNSYNKDKEVDNEKVESNKKESENLNQSNSRNFIPKNNNNIVKNINELYESSLFEDKHNDNDGFVKTKEQAFDNFNELIDISHIKNIDEMKKFNIFEHNLNKLFLFDIFNN; encoded by the coding sequence ATGAGTtcaaaatatgaaaatgaaaGCTTTTTATCAACAGGatctaataaatattatgaacGAGAAGATTCTGTTTTATTACATAATGACGAAGATGAATATATGAATAACAGAAGAGTGAACAAATACAATTATGAGAGAAAAATGAAGTATCATgaacaaaattttaataaaaggagaaataaaaaatggaattattttataatattttttttaggaaTATGCTTTGGTTTTGCAATATGGCCCTTTTTCATGACAATTATAACTTATAAACTATTTTACACAGATAACtataataattcaaattataAAACAAACAATTCTTCTGCATCATTAAAGGATTATGGaaatgagaaaaataaaaagaatgatACAAAAGTAACTATGAAAGATCaatcaaaaaaaagtatatctCCCCATTTTAAACCTATAAAGTTTGATGAAATAGCAGGAATAGATGAATCTAAGTTAGAATTGTTAGAGGTAGttgattttattaaaaatagagaaaaatATCATCAAATGGGAGCAAGAATGCCTAAAGGAGTTTTGTTAGTTGGTCCTCCAGGTTCAGGAAAAACTATGTTAGCTAGAGCAGTAGCAACAGAAGCAAATGTTccctatatatatacttcAGGTCCTGAATTTATTGAGATATATGTAGGACAAGGTGCTAAAAGAATTAGGCAATTGTTTGCTCATGCAAGATCAGTAGCTCCTTCTATAGTTTTTATTGATGAAATTGATGCTATTGGAGGAAAGAGAAGTTCGGGATCACTAAATGGTGCTGGTCAGAGGGAACATGACCAAACATTAAATCAATTATTAGTTGAAATGGATGGATTTAGTAATAGTGTACATATAATGGTTATAGGGGCAACTAATAGAATTGATACTCTTGATAGTGCTTTACTTAGACCTGGTAGATTCGATAGAATAGTTTATGTTCCTTTACCTGATATAAATGGTAGAAAGAGAATTCtcgaaatatatattaaaaaaattaaaagtgatttaaaagaagaagatattgaaaaaatagcTAGATTAACTCCTGGCTTTTCAGGAGCTGATTTAGAAAATGTAGTAAATGAAGCTACTATATTAGCAAcaagaaataaaaagagtTTAGTTACaattaatgaattatttgAAGCAAGGGATAAAGTTTCAATGGGCCCAGAGAGAAAATCATTAAGGCAATCAGAACATCAAAGAAGAATTACTGCTTATCATGAAGCCGGTCATGCTATTGTTGCATATTTTCTCCACCCTAAAACAGATCCTATTCATAAAGCTACTATTATTTCAAGAGGAAATGCACTTGGATATGTAGAACAAATACCAATTGATGATagacataattattttaaaagtcAAATGGAGGCAAAGCTGGCAGTTTGTATGGGAGGTAGAACTGCAGAAGAAATTGTTTTCGGGAAATCAGAAACGAGCAGTGGTGCTTCTAGTGATATTTCTAGAGCTACTGAAATTGCTTATAAAATGGTTACAGAATGGGGAATGTCTGATAAATTGGGGcctttaaattataaaaaaagaatgggAGATGGATATTCATCTAATAGATTATCAGCTCAAACCATTTCTACAATAGAAACAGAAGTAAAACATTTTGTAGAAAAAGGTAAAAGTTTATCAGAAGAAATATTAAGAAAACATAGAAAAGAATTAGATAATTTAGCTTTTGCGTTACTGGACAAAGAAACTTTATCAggagaagaaataaaaaatatcatcGATCCTAATAATTCAAAAGattattcaaataatattCCAAATTTAAGCAATAACACAAAAAAAGATCAAACAactaatgataataataataaaaatgaaaataatttttttattaataatgatCAAAATAcgaataattttattaagaaaAGTACGCAAAccaaagaaaataatatagaaaataaaaaaaatatacagcATATTGGAAATCAAGATTGCATATCaagtaaaaatgataaagtGCACACTAATGAATGTTCTAATgcaaatgaaaatgaaataaataaaaataaaggaatAGAAGATCGTAATGATGAAATAAGTAATATTAACGAAAATCTCAATaatgtaattaaaaagaatgaCCTAAAAAGCAatcataaaatattaaatgaaagCAAACATTCAAAAGTATTCAGTGAAAATTCTTACaatgaaaatattgaatTGAAAAATAATGAGAAAAACTACTCAAATGAAAATTTGATAATAACATATAACAACAATgaaataatgaataaaaacACAAATAAAGATGAACTAAAGAATATAggtaaaaatgaagaaaaagatgaaaaacaTAGTGTTAGAAATGATAAAAGCAAAGTAGATAATATAAAGGAACATGCCAAAAAGAATATAagaaacttaaaaaaaaaatattctaaggatcctaataaaaaaaaaaaaaatatattaaagatAATTAATGAGCATAATTCATATAACAAGGATAAAGAAGTagataatgaaaaagtaGAAAGCAATAAAAAGGAATCAGAAAACTTAAATCAAAGTAATTCTAGAAATTTTATTcccaaaaataataataatattgtgaaaaatataaatgaactTTATGAATCTAGTCTTTTTGAAGATAAGCATAATGACAATGATGGCTTTGTAAAAACAAAAGAACAAGcttttgataattttaatgaattaatagATATATCccatattaaaaatattgacGAAATGAAAAAGTTTAACATTTTTGAAcacaatttaaataaattatttttatttgatatttttaataattaa
- a CDS encoding hydroxyethylthiazole kinase, putative: MSIFRVSLKKFNLNIRYMFFSSLSKLSNAKDYYDEIIKCIKKVKEVNPLVHCITNRVTTEKVANSLLAFGSSPAMIDNPEEVEEFAKISSGTYFNLGLHTSQINNINVLEKLRKEIMKDDLILVMDPIAVGATKYRTNTIKDIILRCKPDVIKGNVAEICYLDKEKFVGKGVDSNNKEFNEEDIIESAIKVALKYNCAVVVTSKCDYIVSKCSSYVAKINCDLKILTKITGSGCSVGALCAAATSVFSQNSFIACTTGTLIYKLASFKAYQKEKYPGSLNHKIIDYIYYYSNYPQFLNFQVLDIYKVI, encoded by the coding sequence ATGTCTATTTTCAGGGTTTctctaaaaaaatttaacttgAATATAagatatatgtttttttccTCGTTAAGTAAATTAAGTAATGCTAAAGATTATTatgatgaaataataaaatgcataaaaaaagtaaaagaagTAAATCCATTAGTTCACTGTATAACTAATAGAGTTACGACTGAAAAAGTGGCAAATAGCTTGCTAGCATTTGGTTCATCTCCTGCCATGATTGATAATCCTGAGGAAGTAGAGGAGTTTGCTAAAATATCATCTGGTACTTATTTTAATTTGGGTTTACATACAAgtcaaataaataatataaatgtattagAAAAGTTAAGAAAGGAAATAATGAAAGATGATTTAATTTTAGTAATGGATCCAATAGCTGTCGGAGCAACAAAATATAGGACGAATACTATTaaagatataattttaagaTGCAAACCAGATGTCATAAAAGGAAATGTAGCCGAAATTTGTTATTtggataaagaaaaatttgtTGGAAAGGGTGTcgatagtaataataaagaatttaATGAAGAAGATATAATTGAAAGTGCAATAAAAGTagctttaaaatataattgtgCTGTTGTTGTTACGTCAAAATGTGATTATATCGTAAGCAAATGCTCTTCTTATGTAGCTAAAATTAATTGTGATTTAAAAATTCTGACAAAAATTACGGGATCTGGTTGTTCAGTTGGTGCATTATGTGCAGCAGCAACTTCTGTATTTTCCCAAAATTCATTCATAGCTTGTACAACTGGCACtctaatttataaattagcTTCTTTTAAAGCTTAtcaaaaggaaaaatatcCTGGATCATTAAAtcataaaattattgattatatttattactaTTCAAATTATCctcaatttttaaattttcaagtGTTAGATATTTACAAAGTCATTTAA